The nucleotide sequence TGCTCCCGTGGCAGAGATGTTTTATGAGGGTGCGAGTTTTGATGCGAGTCGATTGTGTAAGATACTCGCGCGAATTGATCATTTGCTGAGTCATGCCTAAGCTGTCGGCTCAGAATACGGCGACAATATGACGCCGTGTAACTCGTTGCCAATCATGTCCACAAAGCCCTCAAAACGCTTTTCACCGTCCGTGGCAAACTCAAACCGATAGCGCCGAACCAGATGCAGACCACGCTGCCGCTCGTATTTCGGTGTCCACTGAATTAAAGCGACCGTGTCATCAAGAAACTGAAGCCCAAGGCGTGTGCATGTTCGGCGTGCCGCATGGACAGCGATTTCTCGCACACGCGCACCACGCCACCACACGACGGCAACGAGTGAAAGCAGGGCCAGAAAAAAAAGACGAAATAGCATGCATCAACAGCAGGCCAATCTTAGGCCTGCTGACAAATTACTTTTCACCCGACTCAGTGGCAACATTAACCTTGTCCACGCCAGCGCGTTTCACCGCATCCACCACTTTGGTGACCACGTCCATCGACGCATCTGGATGTGTGATGACAATAACCGGCGCTTTAGAGTTCTGTGAGC is from Gammaproteobacteria bacterium and encodes:
- a CDS encoding DUF3301 domain-containing protein; protein product: MLFRLFFLALLSLVAVVWWRGARVREIAVHAARRTCTRLGLQFLDDTVALIQWTPKYERQRGLHLVRRYRFEFATDGEKRFEGFVDMIGNELHGVILSPYSEPTA